Part of the Flavobacterium sp. MDT1-60 genome, TTTGTCTTAGGGTCGCATAAAGATTTGACTTTATTGTAAGTATATATCGCACTATCTTTTTTATCGGTTTCAAAATAGATATCAGCAATATCTGTAAGTCTTTTTATTTCTTCTGTATGATCTGGTTTTTGTTTTACTACTGTTTTCCTTTGATAAAAGTTTACAAACAATATAGCTATTAATAATAAAGTCAGTATTATTAGCAAATATTTGAGAAGTGTCTTTTTTGAAAAATAATAAAGATGTTTTTTCATTACAATGGAAATTTAATGAAAACCTTGAAACCTTTTTCAGGTGCAGTATCAATATCAATTTCTCCTTTTATACTAAGGATGCGATTTTCTACATTATGTAAGCCATTTTTGAAAATTATATTATATACATCAATACCCTTTCCATTGTCGGTATAGTTTATAATAACGCTTTTATCTGTTTTTTTAAAATTAATCCCGACCAAAGTAGCATTACTGTGCTTTTTCATATTTACAAGCAATTCTTGTAAAACTCTATAAACCGTAATTTTTTTATTTTTTTCGATTTCACTCCACGGAATAGATTCTATATCATTTAATAAAAGATTAGTATTCGCAGTATTAAAACGGGAAATCATTTCTTTTAAATAAAAAGTATATTTTTCAGAGGTAATTATAGGGCTGTTTTCCTTTGAAATATCCCGTGTTCTTAAATATATAGCATCTAAATTAGTTAGTAACTGCTCTTTGTTTTCAGATAGTGCAAGATTTTTATTCTCCGCGAAAGCCATAGTATGATAGATGTCATTGGCAAGTTCGTCATGCAGCTTCTTTGCGATTCTCGTTTCGCTTTTATATGTGGCTTCAATTTTTTCTCTGTTCCCTCTTGAAGTTAAATAGAAATATAAAACTACAATCAAACTTAAACTTAAGGCAATTAGAATATACGAAATGATATTTTGATTCTTTTGTCTTTCCAATTGTAACTCATTTTCAGCTTTATAGGTTTTTAATTTTAAATTCTCGTCTTTTTCTTTTTTAGTGTCATACTTAATTTTTGCAAACTGATTTTTTGCTTTTTGTCTTACTTCTGTAATGCTATCGTTTAAATGAATATATAAGAGCGAGTATTTTTTTAATTCACTGTTAGTACTATGATTTATTAATAAATTTAAAGAAGACATTCTGCCATCTATTTGATTTGTTCTGGTATATTTCTCATAACTATGAAGCATATATTTTTTAGCTAATGGTAAATTATTTTCCAGATGGAATTGCGCCAAATTATGATAGCTTGAAGCAAGGCCAACATTATCATTAATTTCGGTCCTTATTTTAAAAGCTTTGTTTAGATACGAGAGAGCTTTCTGATCTTTTATTTTTAAATAGCAAAAACCTATATTGTCAAGTGCTCTGGCATAATCTTCATCAAATTTTTTTATGCCATCCGTTTTTAATAAGTTCTCAAAAATAAGTATGGCTTTTGTATATTTTTTTTGCTGAATATAAGTATTAGCTATATTGTTGAAGGCAGCAGCCTTTCTCCATTTTGTGGTTTTTAAAGCAAGGGCTTTGTTAAAATAGTTTAAAGCTGCATTATAATCGTATGTATTTAAAAAATTGATTCCTAATATAACGTACGTGTTCCAGGCGTGTTTAGGATTTTTTATATATTTTAAATAAGGAATTGCTTCTGTAACTGTAGATTCACTTCCGGAAAAATCACCTCTATTTTGTTGAATGTCTGCCATTCGGTCTAGTGTACTGACAAAATTTTCCGAATCAGTCATCGGATTACAAATTGATTTAGCTTCATTGTAATGATAAAATGCGCTATCAAAGTTTTTTTTATCATAAAACTTATCAGCAATAATGATTAACTTATCGACCTGTGCTTTAGTATTTTTTGTTACGACAATAGTAGTATGTTTCTTTTTTTGACAAGAAAACAGGATAAAAAATAGTATTGTAATGTAAAGAATTGCTTGGGGCCTTTTTGTAATCATGAGCCAAAAATAAAAAATTTTAATTCTTACGTACACGTATAAATACGGTATTTTAAATTATTGCAAAAATTATAATTTTTTTATTCTCATTTACAAGTACATACAAACAAGCCCTCTGGCATGAGGGCTTGTGTTTGCTTGAATGTTGTAAAATTTATCTTTATAAAATTATGAAGCTCTCATTCCTGTGGTAACACCAATTCGATTCCATGCATTTATGGTAATAATCATCATAATGATTTCTGCAAGGTATTTTTCGTCAAATAATCGAGCCGCATTTTGATATACTTCATCAGAAACATGATTACTGATCATAGTTACCTGTTCAGTTAAAGCTAGAATAGCTTTTTCTTCTTCAGTATATACATCAGCTTCGCGCCAGGCACTTAATAAATAGATCCATTGTTCAGATACCCCATATTTTCGGGCATCGGCTGTATGCATATTAATACAATAGGCACAGCCATTTATTTGTGAAGCACGAATTTTAATTAATTCTTTATGTACAGATGTTAATGAAGTAGTAGAAATATATTTTTCTAAATTCATCATGGCTTGGTAGGCTTGTGGGGCAACTGTTGGGATAACGATTCTTGGTGTCATTTTGTGTGTTTTTAAAGTTTGATACAAAGTTGAGGGATATCTGCTTTAAAAAACTTGAACTACTTCAAGAAATTAGGATCATACTTTTCCAGCTCTGATTTTACTCATAAATTCAGCCGAAAAGTCTAAATAAGAAGCAATCATATATTGTGGAACGCGCTGTACAAATTCAGGAAAATGATTATTGAAATGATGGTATCGTTCTTCAGCTGACATAGTAAATAAGAATTTAATTCGCATTTGCATAGCACCAAAAGATTTTTGAGATACAATTCTAAAGTAACGTTCCAATTTCGGAATTTGAATTAGCAGAGCTTCAAGTGTAGGTTTTTCAATAGCAATGACTTCTGAGTTCTCCACAGCCTGAATGTAGAAGTGAGAAGGTGTGTGGTTGTGATAACTTAATAAATCAGTAATCCACCAGTTCTCAATACCAAATTGAAGAGTCTGTTCACTTCCCTTGATATTTATGATATATTGTCTCATACAGCCTTTAACAATAAAGTACATCGTATTGCAAACCTGTCCTTCCTTTAGGGTATGTTCTTTCTTTTTTATTTTAGAAAGTTGTAGGCATGATTCTAAAGTATCGATCTCCGAAGGGTCTAAAGTGATGAATTTTTCGATATGTCGAAAAAGTGCGTCGTGCATATTTTTTGATTTAGTACAAATTTACTTTTAAAATTCAATTTCTAAAAGATGTAAAAAAAATGAAACTGGTTTAAAACAAAAAACCATTCGCATTGCGAATGGTTTTTCTATGATAAGTAAGTAATCTAAATTGAGTTTATAAAACGTTTATTTTACTTTATTAAGTATTGCTTTGAAAGCTTCAGGGTGGTTCATAGCTAAATCTGCAAGAACTTTACGGTTCAATTCGATTCCGTTAGCTTTAACTTTACCCATGAATTGAGAATAAGACATTCCTTCTAATCTAGCTCCAGCGTTGATACGTTGAATCCATAATGCACGGAAATTTCTTTTGTTTTGTTTTCTATCGCGGTAAGCGTAGCACATTGCTTTCTCTACTGCATTCTTAGCAACTGTCCAAACGTTTTTACGTCTACCAAAGAAACCTTTGGCTTGCTTCATTATTTTTTTTCTTCTTGCTCTTTTAGCAACTGAATTTACCGATCTTGGCATAATTTTAATGTGTTTTTGTAGCAGGCGTCCTGAATTGAATCAAAGGAACTTAAAAGCCATACTCCAAGGTTATATAAATAATTTTTTAACCTAAAGAATTATTAGATAATTCTTAATTGTTGTTTGATGCTTTTCATATCTGTAGAGTGAACTAGCGCTGAGTGTGTCAAAGCTAATTTACGTTTTTTAGATTTTTTAGTCAAGATGTGACTTTTAAAAGCATGCTTTCTTTTAATCTTTCCAGAACCAGTAACTTTGAAACGTTTCTTGGCGCTAGATTTTGTTTTCATTTTAGGCATTTTTCCTAGTGTTTTAATTTATTCTTACTTACTTATATCTTCAAAAGCTTTAGGCTTTAGGCTTTAAGCTTTAGGCAAAAGTTTAAATCAACTATTTGCTTAAAGCTTATTGCTTATTGCTTAGAGCAAATAATTTATTTCTTTTTCTTCGGAGCAATGAACATAATCATTCTCTTACCTTCTAAAACTGGCATAGCTTCCACTTTACCATGTTCTTCTAAATCTGTAGCCAAACGTAGTAATAAAATCTGTCCCTGATCTTTATAGATGATAGAACGTCCTTTAAAGAATACGAATGCTTTTAATTTAGCACCCTCTTTTAAGAATTTTTCAGCATTCTTTCTTTTAAATTCATAATCATGCTCATCTGTTTGAGGACCAAAACGAATTTCTTTTACTACAACTTGCGTAGACTTAGCTTTTAAAACCTTATCACGTTTCTTTTGTTCGTAAACAAATTTCTTGTAATCCATGATTTTGCAAACCGGCGGCTCAGCATTTGGTGAGATTTCAACCAAATCCAATTCGAATTGATCTGCTAAACGTAAAGCTTCAGCAAGCTTAAATACACCCGGTTCGATGTTTTCACCTACTAATCTTACTTCTTGTACACCACGAATATTATTGTTTATTCTGTGTGCATCCTTTTTTTCTACTCGAGGTTGATAACCTCTGTTGCTTCTTATTGCTATGACTTTATAATTTAAGTTAAACTGTAAAAACTTTTAATGTCTTTTTTATTTCTTCGTCTACAATTGCGACAAATTCATTAATTGTAACTGTAATATTCCCTTTTCCTTCTTGACCATGACGACGAATAGAAATAGTTCCGTTTTTCTCTTCTTCCTCACCAACAATCAGCATAAATGGTATTTTTTGCATTTCTGCATCTCTAATTTTCTTACCAATTGTCTCACTTCTGTTGTCAATTAGGGCGCGAATTTCGTGATTTTCTAGCAAATCTAAAACTTTTTTAGCATAAATTTCGTATTTCTCGCTCAAAGACAAGATTATAGCCTGTTCAGGCATTAGCCAAAGTGGGAAATTTCCTGCAGTGTGTTCTAGTAAAATTGCGATAAATCGTTCCATCGACCCAAAAGGAGCTCTGTGGATCATAACAGGGCGATGTAATTCATTATCAGCACCTTTGTATGTCAATTCAAAACGTTCAGGTAAGTTGTAATCCACCTGAATAGTTCCTAATTGCCATTGTCTTCCTAAAGCATCTTTTACCATAAAGTCAAGCTTTGGACCGTAAAAAGCAGCCTCACCATATTCCACTACAGTATTCAATCCTTTGTCAGCTGCAGCATTGATAATCGCATTTTCAGCTTTCTCCCAATTTTCATCAGAACCAATGTATTTCTCTCTGTTTTCCTGATCTCTTAATGAAATTTGAGCAGTAAAATTTTCAAAACCTAATGAACCAAATACATAAAGTACAAGGTCAATTACTTTTTTAAATTCTTCATCCAATTGTTCAGGAGTACAGAAAATATGTGCATCATCCTGAGTAAACCCTCTTACACGAGTTAAGCCGTGCAATTCTCCGGATTGTTCATATCTATATACAGTACCAAATTCAGCATAACGCTTAGGTAAATCTTTATACGACCAAGGTCTTACATTATAGATCTCACAGTGATGAGGACAATTCATAGGTTTTAATAAAAACTCTTCGCCTTCAGCTGGAGTATTGATTGGCTGAAAACTGTCGGCACCGTACTTTGCATAGTGTCCAGAAGTAACATAAAGTTCTTTCTGACCAATATGTGGAGTAACTACTTGCTCGTATCCGGCTTTCTTTTGAGCTTTCTTTAAAAATTGTTCTAAACGATCTCTAAGTGCAGCACCTTTTGGTAACCATAATGGTAAACCTTGCCCAACTTTCTGAGAGAAAGCAAACAATTCAAGTTCTTTACCTAATTTACGGTGATCACGACGTTTTGCTTCCTCAAGAAGTTCAAGATATTCAGTCAAATCTTTTTGTTTCGGAAAAGATGTTCCATAAACACGAGTCAACTGTTTGTTTTTCTCGTCGCCTCTCCAGTAAGCACCGGCAACGCTCATGATTTTAAAAGCTTTGATAATTCCAGTATTCGGAATATGTCCACCGCGACATAAATCAGTAAAAGTCGAATGATCACAAAAAGTAATAGTTCCGTCTTCAAGATTCGAAATCAATTCAGTCTTGTAAACGTTGTCTTTATACATTTCTAATGCATCAGTTTTGCTAACCGGGCGCAT contains:
- the rpmI gene encoding 50S ribosomal protein L35, translated to MPKMKTKSSAKKRFKVTGSGKIKRKHAFKSHILTKKSKKRKLALTHSALVHSTDMKSIKQQLRII
- the rplT gene encoding 50S ribosomal protein L20 is translated as MPRSVNSVAKRARRKKIMKQAKGFFGRRKNVWTVAKNAVEKAMCYAYRDRKQNKRNFRALWIQRINAGARLEGMSYSQFMGKVKANGIELNRKVLADLAMNHPEAFKAILNKVK
- a CDS encoding Crp/Fnr family transcriptional regulator yields the protein MHDALFRHIEKFITLDPSEIDTLESCLQLSKIKKKEHTLKEGQVCNTMYFIVKGCMRQYIINIKGSEQTLQFGIENWWITDLLSYHNHTPSHFYIQAVENSEVIAIEKPTLEALLIQIPKLERYFRIVSQKSFGAMQMRIKFLFTMSAEERYHHFNNHFPEFVQRVPQYMIASYLDFSAEFMSKIRAGKV
- a CDS encoding tetratricopeptide repeat-containing sensor histidine kinase, with protein sequence MITKRPQAILYITILFFILFSCQKKKHTTIVVTKNTKAQVDKLIIIADKFYDKKNFDSAFYHYNEAKSICNPMTDSENFVSTLDRMADIQQNRGDFSGSESTVTEAIPYLKYIKNPKHAWNTYVILGINFLNTYDYNAALNYFNKALALKTTKWRKAAAFNNIANTYIQQKKYTKAILIFENLLKTDGIKKFDEDYARALDNIGFCYLKIKDQKALSYLNKAFKIRTEINDNVGLASSYHNLAQFHLENNLPLAKKYMLHSYEKYTRTNQIDGRMSSLNLLINHSTNSELKKYSLLYIHLNDSITEVRQKAKNQFAKIKYDTKKEKDENLKLKTYKAENELQLERQKNQNIISYILIALSLSLIVVLYFYLTSRGNREKIEATYKSETRIAKKLHDELANDIYHTMAFAENKNLALSENKEQLLTNLDAIYLRTRDISKENSPIITSEKYTFYLKEMISRFNTANTNLLLNDIESIPWSEIEKNKKITVYRVLQELLVNMKKHSNATLVGINFKKTDKSVIINYTDNGKGIDVYNIIFKNGLHNVENRILSIKGEIDIDTAPEKGFKVFIKFPL
- the infC gene encoding translation initiation factor IF-3, with product MRSNRGYQPRVEKKDAHRINNNIRGVQEVRLVGENIEPGVFKLAEALRLADQFELDLVEISPNAEPPVCKIMDYKKFVYEQKKRDKVLKAKSTQVVVKEIRFGPQTDEHDYEFKRKNAEKFLKEGAKLKAFVFFKGRSIIYKDQGQILLLRLATDLEEHGKVEAMPVLEGKRMIMFIAPKKKK
- a CDS encoding carboxymuconolactone decarboxylase family protein; its protein translation is MTPRIVIPTVAPQAYQAMMNLEKYISTTSLTSVHKELIKIRASQINGCAYCINMHTADARKYGVSEQWIYLLSAWREADVYTEEEKAILALTEQVTMISNHVSDEVYQNAARLFDEKYLAEIIMMIITINAWNRIGVTTGMRAS
- the thrS gene encoding threonine--tRNA ligase, translated to MIKITLPDGSIREFASGVTPMEVAKSISEGFARNVISASFNGTTIETETPLTTDGSLILYTWNDAEGKKAFWHSTSHVMAQALEELYPGIKLTLGPAISNGFYYDVDFEDQKIVEADFKKIEDRVLEISREKHEFKMRPVSKTDALEMYKDNVYKTELISNLEDGTITFCDHSTFTDLCRGGHIPNTGIIKAFKIMSVAGAYWRGDEKNKQLTRVYGTSFPKQKDLTEYLELLEEAKRRDHRKLGKELELFAFSQKVGQGLPLWLPKGAALRDRLEQFLKKAQKKAGYEQVVTPHIGQKELYVTSGHYAKYGADSFQPINTPAEGEEFLLKPMNCPHHCEIYNVRPWSYKDLPKRYAEFGTVYRYEQSGELHGLTRVRGFTQDDAHIFCTPEQLDEEFKKVIDLVLYVFGSLGFENFTAQISLRDQENREKYIGSDENWEKAENAIINAAADKGLNTVVEYGEAAFYGPKLDFMVKDALGRQWQLGTIQVDYNLPERFELTYKGADNELHRPVMIHRAPFGSMERFIAILLEHTAGNFPLWLMPEQAIILSLSEKYEIYAKKVLDLLENHEIRALIDNRSETIGKKIRDAEMQKIPFMLIVGEEEEKNGTISIRRHGQEGKGNITVTINEFVAIVDEEIKKTLKVFTV